The Mycosarcoma maydis chromosome 6, whole genome shotgun sequence genomic sequence TCGCGAAGCCATTGCAGGACCAAATTCTGACCCTTCCTTGGACGAACTAGTCATGGATACTTCAGCGGTATCCCTCAACGAGGCAGTATCGCCGAAAAGGGTACAAGAAGTTCGCGAACGCATTCGCAAAGCGGTCGCAAAGGGCAAAAAGATTGGTTCGGCAGGCAAGGAGCCACGACTGGTCGCCATTTCAAAACTTCATCCTCCCTCTGCTATCCTTGCAGCCTACAGGCAGGCCGGACAACTCCACTTTGGCGAGAACTATGTGCAAGAGATGGTCGATAAGGCCAAGGTGCTTCCACGCGAGATTCGTTGGCACTTTGTCGGTGGTTTGCAGAGCAACAAGGGCAAGCTGCTAGCCTCGATTCCAAATCTGTATCTACTTGAAacgctcgactcggtcaAGGCTGCCAACGTGCTGCAAAAGGCACTTGCGTCGCCGGATGCTGCTAAACGTGACGAACCTTTGCGCGTCTACCTCCAGGTCAACACCAGCGGAGAGGAAGCCAAGAGTGGTCTCGCACCCATTCTGGCTGTGGATGCTGAGCAAGCCAGGGAGAGCGACTTGCTCCAACTGGCTGTTCACGTTATCACAAAGTGTCCCAACCTGCGCCTGCGTGGTGTTATGACTATCGGTGCAGCCGCCAATAGCTCAAGCGCCGATGCTGAGGCAGCCAagagcgtcgacgagatcgtgTCTGCCAACCCAGACTTTGAGAGGCTCATCCAGACGCGTGCCAATCTTGTGCAGCTACTCCGCAAAAGCGAAAAGGTGCAGACGGCAGATGCATCGCACATTAAGGAGGCATATAGCGAGCTCTTGGACGGTTCCGATGCGCATGGCGGTCTCGAACTTAGCATGGGTATGTCCGCGGATATGGATGTAGCGACCATGGCTGGCAGTGATAACGTGCGAGTGGGTACGGACTGCTTCGGCCGCCGTCCTGCGACGAGAGAAGAAGCCATGAGCGCTATGAAGCACGAGCTCGAAGTTGGGCCggaggctgctgcagccgagtcTACTCATCAGCGTGGCTCGCAGAGTCTGTTGGCTTCATCCACAACGGCCGATGCGCGCATGCCAAACTTGTGCCGCGCCTACCTTGCCAAGTCTCCGCTTCCCGATACTCCGCACGTTGGTGGATTGGTCAAGCTATACGACCTGGATGCAGCGGAAAAGTTCAAGACGACCGAGCTCATTGAAGTGGTAGGAATCCTTGAAACggctgctcttcctcaaGCTGAATGGCAAGACACTGGctccgctgctgcatcgtcgtccgagcCTGCGCAGGTGCCTTGCATCCACGCAATCTATGCTGCCCCTGCGGAACTCGACTCTATCGGTTCGGAGGAATCATCGTCAACGCCCGACGCAAATGTTCTGTCTCAGCCGACGCAGAGGCAGGCTCTGATCGATTTCCTCGCTGGTGCGCTGGGCGGTGACAAGGTCGCCGCTGAGCTGGTACTGTTAGCTGTGATCGCTCGCATTCACGTTCGTCGCGCAAATCTCTGCCTTGGCGCGCTCACGCTGAACGTTTCAAACTTCGCAGCACCgccttcgtcgtcgtcgcagACTCAGTTGTCACTTCGACTGAAACAGCTGCTCCCTGCGGTGGTGGACGTTTCTATGGACCTTGGTGCACTCAACGATGATAAGAGGCCACTCTACCCCAAGAGTGCCGGAGGGGCCACCGGTCTCGAAGCAGGGCAACTTCAACTGGTCAATGGGACGACAATCCTCGTCAATGAAGGCGCCATGGGCGAGGGACAGCTCAAAGACACCGGCATTCACAACATCAAAGCACTTTCCTCGGTACTGGAATCATACAAGCTTCCGTATGCTTTTCCCTACTCGGAGTTTGAGTTCGACACGGATCTCAACGCTGTGATTCTCAGTCAGGGTAAgagcttcttgcccttTGATGTTCAGTGCCCTTTGCAGCCGATGGATGGAGCTGTGGAGCTGTactcgagctcgcttcctcaggtcgaccaagctcaactATGGACATGGAGAAAAGCTCTCTCGAACGCTCGAAATCTTGCAACTGCTaaagcattcgtgattcccgAGAGCGTCAGTGAGCACATCCAGCAAGAATTTGTGGCCGAGAGGCGAAAGGAGCAAGAGGATGCAAAGCACTCGCACGGTGGTGTGggcagcaaagcagaagGGCTAGGTCAAGAGGATTTACTGCGAAGGATGTCGATCGTTCGACTGCTCGCATTGTCATACGGAGAAAAGAGTCTGAGCATCGAGACGTGGAGTAAAGCTGTCGAGTTGGacaagctgcttgcgcaGCGTGTGACTGCAgtccaacagcaacagcagcgatcGCAGCATGCTTCTGCCACCATGTCTGGCGCTGCCAGTGTGTCTCGCTGAAGAACCACATGTAACGTATACGACTTGGATACAGTCCCGTCACATCTGATACGCTTGTTATTCGGGAGATAGCTAGTGCGATGAGGTTATGAGCTGATCTCATATATAGCGTGAGTGTACAAGAGTGGATGCTGTGCTATCTCACTGTGGGGTAGACGAGTTGAACTTGGTATTTGAAAAGTCAATATTGGGATTGGCGGCTGCCAGTTTTGCGAGCAACTCCTGTTGCTGAATCTGATCCGAGGTGGGCTTATTCATGGCCTTCTGACGGTTATCAAACATCATCTTCTCGACCATGGCTCTTGTCTCTGGATCCAAGTCGCTCAGCTTGGAGTTTTCAGGTACGATTTTGGTGGTATCGATCTTGGGGTGGTGCGTGACGACGTTAGGCCACCATTCGTTCTTGTTCATCTTTTCCAATTGGATCTCGACAAGGTTTGCGTCTTCGATGGTCCAAGTACTGTCTTCTTCCTTGATGtctttggcgagctcgcctTCGAGGATGGCTTGCTTTCCCTTGAGCGCTACCTTGATCTTGCGtttcttgagctcgatcgtgaGGTCTCGACCTTTGGTGCCCTGAGGGACGGGGACAGAGATTTcaacaatgtcgagctgctgcttccagGTGTATGGGAGAGCGGCTTGCTCGGCAGCTTCGCGAGCAcgctctgctgcatcgTGCTGCTTTTGCTGATCGGGCGAGAGCGCTTCGTATTCCTCTGGTGTCATGCTGGCGTTGAATACGTGAGTTGCGTTGAGCGAAGGAGAGAGCCAAGTAAGTCGCAAGAACAAGTAGAAGCTTTTGTGCTCCACCTTCCCTTTTTTTTGGGGgcagcttcacgcttcgtgtTTCCGTTTCCCGGGACACGCGCGCGAATTCATCCAAGCTGTTAGACCGTCTCATTGATCCGGGAAAGAATTTGGATATCTCGGGTTTTTCTCGGGAAACAGCGGCAGAGGATCGTGGATGGATTCGggagagtcgtgagtcttgaATTGCCCGATGCTGTAAGCCGGTGCAAAATTGAGCCGGAGAGCGACGCACGGACGACGCGGCACAGCAGCGCACTTTCAGATGTCGAGATAACAatcacagagtcacgagtcaactaaatcgtgaatccaacCGTGAGTGTACACTCCAATTCTCACGCACACCGCAGTCGCGGCtcagctgagctgagctgaggTGTGCTAAGTTAGCTActctgtgattcacgattcacaattcacgattgtgactCTCTGCACGCGCAAGCAAAGCCCAACAGACACTCACCCACATCAGTCACGCCTGCAGACTCACGACCGAGGTGAGTGTGTTGGGCTTTGCTTGCGCGTGCCCCCGCATTCgccaattcgtgattgctcgctcttctccgTTGCTATCTGAGCCTCACCTTTGGTCCGTTTGCCTTTCTCCTTTCCTCTTCACCCTCGCCTTCTGCTTTTGTCAACGCCTCTTCTTCCGGATCGTATTACTCGGTCACAAATCGCTGGATCTCCACGATAGCAAACATTCAGAGCAAGACATCTCGTTGTCTCTATCAACAGAGTATATCGCATTCGATTAGCTTTCCCGATTTTGGCTCTGGCGCAAGTCACGTGAGTCGGACCGGTTCGTCAGACTGCCTGGAGAGTGACTGGATCGCCCAGTTCTAACAAATCACAATGTCGCAAAAGGCCGTAGATATCCCCGTCCGCCAGgctggcgatggcgataCTGGTGATACTGGGGGTGCAGCAGACCAAAGCAGCGCCATCGACAGCTCAGGATCATCGCCTGTCATGCCTCAGGCTTTTGTgcgccatcgtcatctgAGTGGTGGACCAGGTGTCGGTCCCGGCACCGCATCTCCTGGCAGGTACAGCGTCacgcaagcacagcagctcgtTCAAAGGATGGCGCAGCAAGAACAAGTACAGCGGGAAGCCGCTGCGGCCAATAGCcagcagacgcagcagcaagcagcgcgaGATCTTGCGCGCTCTACGTCCGTCCGCGGTTCCGCCCGAAAGCTCTCCGGAGGTACTCCTGTGTTCTCGTCGGCGTCTCCTCGCCATTTTTCGCAGTCAAGGCCCGCACCTTTCCCACAAGCTTCTCAGAGAGAGGCGTTCGATGTCGCAGTGGCTTCCAGCAAcctcgcttcgagctccgACGGCCTTCAAGCCTTGTTGCGCGATCACCCTGAGCTGgtttcgagcagcttggcagcggcggctgGTCCGAACTTAGCCAAGACGGGCGCTTTCAGCACTCGATCCGGTAGTCACGCAGGCAGCAAGTCCAACAGTATCCCAGGAACGCCGTTCGAAGGATCTGATGTGCAAGGGCAAGGTCCACTCCTCGCAATGGGAGGTTCGCTTTCCAATTCGTTCCATGCATCACAGAACCAGActcagcaacagcagcaacagaaCGCGGTCACGTCGCCCACGCAAGACTATGGTCGAGGACGGATCCTGAAGGATGCAC encodes the following:
- a CDS encoding putative nudC protein, with product MTPEEYEALSPDQQKQHDAAERAREAAEQAALPYTWKQQLDIVEISVPVPQGTKGRDLTIELKKRKIKVALKGKQAILEGELAKDIKEEDSTWTIEDANLVEIQLEKMNKNEWWPNVVTHHPKIDTTKIVPENSKLSDLDPETRAMVEKMMFDNRQKAMNKPTSDQIQQQELLAKLAAANPNIDFSNTKFNSSTPQ